One segment of Vibrio mimicus DNA contains the following:
- a CDS encoding succinylglutamate desuccinylase/aspartoacylase family protein, which translates to MQPVKGLKHVAKAKKHSDFLFLGETIPPSSRRVIELEAAKLYTDSPLSIPIEVIHGSAPGPVLMINAAIHGDELNGVEIIRQLLNTLDEKKLKGTLIAVPIVNVFGFIHKSRYLPDRRDLNRCFPGSERGSLASRMAHTFFSQVAERCDYILDLHTGAIHRTNLPQIRADLSSKETLRIAQAFATPVIIDSPLRDGSLRSEAEKQQIPVLTYEAGEALRFDPIAINAGIIGIKRVMQAIRMLRSSRKKTPTSVIAKSTSWLRAEADGILRTLVSLGDKVEKGQVLAYINSPLGKLEVEIRANKSGIVIGQQTLPLVNEGDAVFHLAYFHQDDEIIEQVVGEFIEELTEADLEPLTTGHIVTL; encoded by the coding sequence ATGCAGCCAGTAAAAGGACTAAAACACGTGGCAAAGGCTAAAAAGCACAGCGACTTTTTATTTTTGGGGGAGACCATTCCCCCTTCATCTCGGCGAGTAATCGAACTCGAAGCCGCCAAACTGTATACCGACTCTCCTCTTTCCATTCCGATAGAAGTTATCCATGGCTCCGCTCCTGGCCCAGTGTTGATGATCAACGCCGCCATTCATGGTGATGAACTCAACGGTGTGGAGATTATTCGCCAACTACTTAACACTCTCGACGAAAAAAAACTCAAAGGCACATTGATTGCCGTTCCCATAGTCAACGTTTTCGGCTTTATTCATAAATCGCGTTACTTACCTGATCGTCGCGACTTGAACCGCTGTTTTCCTGGCAGTGAAAGAGGCTCATTAGCTTCGCGCATGGCACACACCTTTTTTTCACAAGTCGCCGAGCGTTGTGACTACATTCTCGATCTGCATACAGGCGCGATTCATCGGACTAACTTGCCACAAATCCGTGCGGACTTAAGCAGCAAAGAAACCCTGCGCATTGCGCAAGCATTTGCTACTCCCGTGATCATTGATTCACCTTTACGAGATGGCTCGCTGCGTAGCGAAGCGGAAAAGCAGCAAATTCCAGTATTAACCTATGAAGCGGGTGAAGCACTGCGTTTTGACCCGATTGCGATTAACGCTGGGATTATCGGCATTAAACGAGTGATGCAGGCGATTAGAATGCTCCGTTCCAGTCGCAAAAAAACGCCCACCTCTGTGATTGCGAAATCCACCAGCTGGCTACGCGCTGAGGCGGATGGCATTTTGCGTACACTCGTTTCCTTAGGAGATAAGGTTGAGAAAGGCCAAGTGTTGGCTTACATCAACTCACCGCTCGGCAAACTGGAAGTGGAAATCCGCGCTAACAAGAGTGGCATTGTCATTGGCCAACAAACACTTCCATTGGTTAACGAAGGCGATGCCGTATTCCATCTCGCCTATTTCCATCAAGATGATGAAATCATTGAGCAAGTTGTGGGAGAGTTCATCGAAGAGTTAACCGAAGCGGATTTAGAACCGTTAACAACAGGTCATATAGTCACTCTTTAA
- the rimK gene encoding 30S ribosomal protein S6--L-glutamate ligase, whose translation MKIGILSRNASLYSTKRLIEACKQRGHEVRVIDALRCYMNINSEKPEIHYKGEELAGFDAIIPRIGASVTFYGTAVLRQFEMMGVYPANESVAITRSRDKLRSMQLLSRRGIGMPITGFASKPDDVKDLLDMVGGAPVVIKLLEGTQGIGVVLAETRTAAESVIEAFMGLKANIMVQEYIKEAGGADIRCFVIGDKVIAAMKRQGADGEFRSNLHRGGTASLVKITPQERKTAIDAAKIMGLNVAGVDLLRSARGPLVMEVNSSPGLEGIEAATGKDIAGMIVEFIEKNAASKRTKTRGKG comes from the coding sequence ATGAAAATTGGTATTCTGTCGCGTAACGCTTCGCTGTATTCAACCAAGCGTTTGATAGAAGCGTGCAAACAGCGAGGCCATGAGGTTCGTGTCATTGATGCCTTGCGCTGCTACATGAATATCAACTCCGAAAAACCGGAAATTCATTACAAAGGCGAAGAGTTAGCGGGTTTTGATGCGATCATTCCACGCATTGGCGCCTCGGTCACTTTTTACGGCACCGCAGTGTTGCGTCAATTTGAAATGATGGGTGTTTACCCAGCCAATGAGTCAGTCGCTATCACTCGTTCGCGTGACAAACTGCGCTCTATGCAGTTGCTGTCTCGCCGCGGTATTGGTATGCCGATCACCGGTTTTGCAAGTAAGCCTGATGATGTGAAAGACCTGCTCGATATGGTGGGGGGGGCTCCTGTTGTCATCAAACTACTGGAAGGCACTCAAGGTATCGGTGTTGTGCTAGCCGAAACACGTACCGCAGCAGAAAGCGTGATTGAAGCCTTTATGGGACTCAAAGCCAACATCATGGTGCAAGAGTACATCAAAGAAGCTGGCGGTGCAGATATTCGCTGCTTTGTGATTGGCGATAAAGTGATTGCGGCGATGAAACGTCAAGGAGCTGATGGAGAATTCCGCTCTAACCTGCACCGTGGTGGCACTGCATCTCTAGTTAAAATCACACCACAAGAGCGTAAAACCGCGATTGACGCTGCGAAAATCATGGGGTTGAATGTGGCGGGGGTTGATCTGCTTCGTTCCGCTCGTGGCCCACTGGTCATGGAAGTTAACTCATCTCCAGGCTTGGAAGGCATTGAAGCGGCAACAGGCAAGGACATTGCCGGCATGATTGTGGAATTCATTGAGAAAAATGCAGCCAGTAAAAGGACTAAAACACGTGGCAAAGGCTAA
- a CDS encoding ATP-dependent zinc protease, protein MKEKMIVGWREELSLPGLGIERIKAKIDTGARTSCLHAFKVESFTKEGAPWVRFWIHPMQKNDELVNECEAAVIDERVVRDSGGHEETRYVIRSEISFGGQSWPIEITLTNRENMAFRMLLGRTAMRHRIMVDPTKSFLIPFEEPSK, encoded by the coding sequence ATGAAAGAAAAAATGATTGTCGGATGGCGCGAGGAACTCAGCCTTCCAGGGTTAGGTATTGAACGCATTAAAGCGAAAATCGATACTGGAGCCCGAACGTCTTGCTTGCACGCGTTCAAAGTAGAGAGCTTTACTAAGGAAGGAGCTCCATGGGTTCGTTTTTGGATCCATCCGATGCAAAAGAATGATGAGTTAGTGAATGAGTGTGAAGCGGCGGTGATTGACGAACGTGTCGTTCGCGATTCCGGCGGCCATGAAGAAACACGCTACGTCATTCGATCGGAAATTAGCTTTGGCGGCCAATCTTGGCCAATTGAGATCACCTTGACCAATCGAGAAAACATGGCATTTCGTATGTTATTAGGTCGTACTGCTATGCGTCATCGAATCATGGTTGATCCTACAAAATCTTTTTTAATCCCTTTCGAGGAGCCGAGTAAATGA
- a CDS encoding aminoacyl-histidine dipeptidase yields MSEFQTEISKLSSNPIWPFFATICSIPHPSKHEEALAQYIINWAKGQGLAVRRDETGNVFIKKPATLGMENRKGVVLQAHIDMVPQKNEDTEHDFTKDPIQAYIDGEWVTAKGTTLGADNGIGMASSLAVLASKDIQHGPIEVLLTIDEEAGMTGAFGLKEGWLEGDILLNTDSEQEGEVYMGCAGGVNAEFAFPIEREAIPAGYVGRQLILKGLKGGHSGCDIHTGRGNANKLMARFLAGHAKELDLRLVDFRGGSLRNAIPREAFVTVALPENRVAELETLFNYYTELLKAELGKVETNLVTFLETKELHAEVLTAQTQQRFIAALNACPNGVIRMSDDIAGVVETSLNVGVITTEATQIKVLCLIRSLMDSGRHQVEGMLKSVAELAGAELELSGAYPGWKPDADSEIMHIFRDMYEGIYGHKPNIMVIHAGLECGLFKKPYPNMDMVSFGPTIKFPHSPDEKVKIDTVDLYWQQMVALLANIPAKA; encoded by the coding sequence GTGTCTGAGTTCCAAACCGAAATCAGTAAGTTATCGTCAAATCCGATTTGGCCATTTTTTGCCACTATCTGTTCTATTCCGCACCCTTCAAAACATGAAGAAGCGTTAGCTCAATACATTATCAACTGGGCTAAAGGACAAGGGTTGGCCGTTCGTCGTGATGAGACTGGTAACGTTTTTATCAAAAAGCCAGCGACACTGGGCATGGAAAATCGTAAAGGTGTGGTACTTCAAGCACACATTGATATGGTGCCGCAAAAAAATGAAGACACCGAGCATGACTTCACGAAAGATCCTATTCAAGCTTATATCGATGGCGAATGGGTTACCGCAAAAGGTACGACTCTGGGGGCTGATAACGGTATTGGCATGGCTTCTAGCCTTGCGGTTTTAGCGTCTAAAGATATTCAGCATGGTCCAATTGAAGTTCTACTGACTATTGACGAAGAAGCGGGCATGACAGGCGCTTTTGGTTTAAAAGAAGGTTGGTTAGAAGGTGATATTCTGCTCAACACAGACTCAGAGCAGGAAGGTGAAGTTTACATGGGGTGTGCAGGCGGCGTGAACGCTGAATTTGCTTTCCCAATTGAACGCGAAGCTATTCCAGCAGGTTATGTTGGCCGTCAGTTGATCTTAAAAGGTTTAAAAGGCGGTCACTCAGGTTGTGATATTCACACTGGTCGCGGCAACGCCAACAAACTGATGGCGCGCTTTTTAGCTGGGCATGCCAAAGAATTAGATCTGCGCCTAGTCGATTTCCGTGGTGGCAGCCTACGTAACGCGATTCCTCGCGAAGCGTTTGTCACTGTGGCATTACCAGAAAATCGAGTCGCGGAATTAGAAACTCTCTTCAACTACTACACTGAGTTACTCAAAGCAGAACTAGGTAAAGTAGAAACCAACTTGGTGACTTTCCTTGAAACCAAAGAACTTCACGCTGAAGTGCTCACCGCACAAACTCAACAGCGCTTTATTGCCGCTCTAAACGCCTGCCCGAACGGTGTTATTCGGATGAGTGATGACATCGCAGGAGTGGTAGAAACCTCTCTAAACGTGGGCGTGATCACAACTGAAGCTACGCAGATCAAAGTGCTGTGCTTAATTCGTTCATTGATGGATTCAGGTCGTCACCAAGTGGAAGGCATGTTGAAATCAGTCGCTGAACTTGCAGGCGCTGAACTTGAGCTTTCTGGTGCTTATCCGGGCTGGAAGCCAGATGCTGACTCAGAAATCATGCATATTTTCCGTGATATGTATGAAGGCATTTACGGCCATAAACCCAACATTATGGTGATCCATGCAGGTCTTGAGTGTGGACTGTTCAAAAAACCTTATCCCAATATGGATATGGTTTCCTTCGGTCCAACCATCAAATTCCCACATTCACCGGATGAAAAAGTAAAAATTGATACTGTAGATCTTTACTGGCAACAAATGGTGGCATTGTTAGCAAACATTCCAGCAAAAGCCTAA
- a CDS encoding NCS2 family permease yields the protein MLEKLFKLSEYRTNVRTEVLAGVTTFLTMAYIIFVNPAILSDAGMDRGAVFVATCLAAAIGCFIMGFVANYPIAQAPGMGLNAFFTYGVVLGMGHTWQVALAAVFCSGVLFILLSLFKIREWIINSIPHSLRTGISAGIGLFLAFIALKNAGIVVDNPATLVSLGAITSLHAVLAAVGFFLTIGLVYRGVKGAVMIAILAVTGLGLVFGDVQWGGVMSAPPSLAPTFMQLDFSSVFELGMISVVFAFLFVDLFDTAGTLVGVATKADLIEKDGKIPRLNRALLADSTATSVGALLGTSNTTSYIESVSGVAVGGRTGLTAVVVGILFLLALFFSPLAGMIPAYATAGALFYVAILMLSGLVSIDWRDLTEAAPTVVTCLMMPLTFSIAEGISLGFIAYAAIKLFSGKGRSVSLSVWVMAAIFVIKYIAAA from the coding sequence ATGCTGGAAAAGCTTTTTAAACTCAGTGAATATCGCACAAACGTGCGCACTGAGGTCCTCGCGGGTGTCACCACCTTTTTGACGATGGCTTACATCATTTTTGTAAACCCAGCGATTTTGTCGGATGCCGGAATGGATCGCGGTGCCGTTTTTGTTGCGACTTGTTTAGCGGCGGCGATTGGCTGTTTCATCATGGGTTTTGTCGCAAACTATCCGATTGCTCAAGCGCCAGGTATGGGGCTGAATGCCTTTTTTACTTACGGTGTGGTTTTGGGCATGGGGCATACATGGCAAGTTGCACTCGCAGCGGTATTCTGCTCTGGTGTGCTATTTATCCTGCTCAGCTTGTTTAAAATCCGTGAGTGGATCATCAACTCAATTCCACATTCTTTACGCACCGGTATTTCGGCGGGTATTGGTTTGTTTTTGGCGTTTATCGCATTAAAAAATGCGGGTATCGTAGTCGATAATCCAGCCACACTGGTTTCGTTAGGGGCTATTACTTCACTGCATGCGGTGTTAGCTGCTGTCGGTTTCTTCCTGACTATTGGTTTAGTGTATCGCGGTGTGAAAGGGGCAGTGATGATCGCTATCTTAGCGGTAACGGGCCTTGGTTTGGTGTTTGGTGATGTGCAGTGGGGCGGAGTGATGTCTGCGCCTCCAAGTCTTGCACCTACTTTCATGCAGTTGGATTTCTCCTCGGTATTTGAGCTGGGAATGATTTCAGTGGTGTTTGCTTTCTTGTTTGTTGACCTGTTTGACACGGCTGGCACTTTGGTTGGCGTGGCAACTAAAGCGGATTTGATTGAAAAAGATGGCAAAATTCCACGCCTAAACCGCGCTCTTTTAGCTGACTCTACGGCAACTTCTGTAGGCGCTTTGTTGGGTACATCTAACACCACTTCTTATATTGAAAGTGTCTCTGGTGTAGCTGTGGGTGGCCGTACTGGGTTAACGGCTGTGGTGGTTGGCATTTTGTTCCTTCTTGCATTATTCTTCTCGCCACTAGCGGGTATGATCCCAGCTTATGCGACGGCCGGCGCACTTTTCTATGTTGCTATTCTAATGTTGTCTGGTTTAGTGAGCATTGATTGGCGTGATCTGACTGAAGCGGCACCCACTGTTGTTACCTGTTTGATGATGCCTCTGACATTCTCGATTGCTGAAGGTATCTCACTGGGTTTCATTGCTTATGCAGCAATCAAACTCTTCAGTGGTAAAGGACGCAGCGTCTCTCTCAGTGTTTGGGTCATGGCGGCGATTTTTGTCATCAAGTACATTGCAGCTGCGTAA
- the gpt gene encoding xanthine phosphoribosyltransferase, with amino-acid sequence MSKKFVITWDNMQHYCRELAQRQMPAEQWKGILGVSRGGLVPAAILARELGIRYVDTVCISSYDHDHQRDMTVLKAPEHDGEGFLIIDDLVDSGDTARKIREMYPKAKFVTVCAKPAGKDLVDEYVVDIPQDTWIEQPWDMVLSYVEPVNRKQK; translated from the coding sequence ATGAGCAAAAAATTCGTTATCACCTGGGACAATATGCAGCATTACTGCCGTGAACTTGCACAACGTCAAATGCCTGCTGAACAATGGAAAGGTATCTTAGGTGTCAGCCGTGGAGGTTTAGTTCCTGCTGCCATTCTCGCTCGTGAATTGGGTATTCGCTATGTCGATACAGTTTGTATCTCTAGCTATGACCACGATCACCAGCGTGATATGACAGTGCTAAAAGCGCCAGAGCATGACGGAGAAGGTTTCCTGATCATTGATGATTTGGTGGATAGCGGCGATACCGCACGTAAAATCCGCGAAATGTATCCAAAAGCTAAATTTGTCACTGTGTGTGCTAAACCTGCAGGTAAAGACTTGGTTGACGAATATGTGGTTGATATCCCTCAAGACACATGGATTGAGCAACCATGGGATATGGTGTTGTCCTACGTTGAGCCAGTCAATCGTAAGCAGAAGTAG
- the frsA gene encoding esterase FrsA, translating to MSEAISKNLSETLFQNHKQAKETSSLTQYMPSSLELLDARREQSSSTWYRNLRRLQWVWQGLDPVEQEEVLARIASSTHSRTHDEWLDTVMGYRSGNWTYEWTRVGMLHQKQAAERQGEEAADEMFTAALCYSIAGYPHLKNDNLALQAQVLANNAYQEGAKLTGFVVKRLEFSYQNKKIAGYLHLKNTDSPKPVVIVSAGLDSLQTDMWRLFRDYFAKRDIAMLTIDMPSLGASSQWPLTEDSSCLHQAVLNQLADLPWVDHFRVGLIGFRFGGNAMARLAFLESEKIKACVALGAPIHDIFTSPNKLAGMPKMYLDVLASRLGKNVVDVRSLAGQLMAWSLKVQGFMSGRRTKTPILALGLEGDPVSPYSDNQLVALFSHGGQAKKVKSKTISQGYEQSLDLAINWLEDELCK from the coding sequence ATGTCCGAAGCGATCAGCAAAAACCTGTCTGAGACCCTGTTTCAAAATCACAAACAAGCGAAAGAGACTTCTTCGTTGACCCAATATATGCCAAGCAGTTTGGAGCTGTTAGACGCTCGCCGTGAACAATCTTCTTCTACTTGGTATCGCAATTTACGTCGTTTGCAATGGGTGTGGCAAGGGCTTGATCCCGTGGAGCAGGAAGAGGTTCTCGCACGGATTGCGTCATCTACTCATTCGCGTACTCATGATGAATGGCTAGATACCGTAATGGGTTACCGTAGTGGTAACTGGACTTATGAGTGGACTCGGGTTGGCATGCTGCACCAAAAGCAAGCGGCTGAACGTCAAGGCGAAGAGGCGGCGGATGAAATGTTCACTGCTGCTCTGTGTTATAGCATCGCAGGCTACCCTCATCTCAAAAACGATAACTTGGCTCTCCAAGCGCAAGTATTGGCGAACAATGCCTATCAAGAGGGCGCAAAACTCACTGGTTTTGTTGTTAAACGTTTGGAATTCTCCTACCAAAACAAAAAAATCGCTGGCTATTTGCATTTGAAAAATACCGATTCCCCTAAACCCGTGGTGATTGTTAGCGCTGGTTTGGACAGCTTGCAAACCGATATGTGGCGTCTGTTTCGCGATTATTTTGCCAAGCGAGACATCGCTATGCTCACGATTGATATGCCATCACTAGGAGCAAGCTCGCAATGGCCGCTGACGGAAGATTCTTCTTGTTTGCATCAAGCTGTGCTGAATCAGTTAGCGGATCTGCCTTGGGTGGATCATTTCCGTGTGGGGTTGATTGGTTTTCGATTTGGCGGTAATGCGATGGCTCGTCTTGCATTTCTAGAGTCGGAAAAAATCAAAGCGTGTGTCGCATTAGGGGCTCCGATCCACGATATTTTCACCTCACCGAACAAATTGGCGGGGATGCCGAAAATGTATCTCGATGTTCTGGCGTCACGCTTAGGTAAAAATGTAGTGGATGTACGCAGTTTAGCTGGGCAATTGATGGCGTGGTCGCTGAAAGTGCAAGGTTTTATGTCTGGCCGAAGAACGAAAACACCAATTTTAGCACTCGGGTTAGAAGGGGATCCTGTGTCACCTTATTCAGACAACCAACTTGTGGCACTCTTTAGTCACGGTGGACAAGCCAAGAAAGTAAAAAGTAAAACCATTTCACAGGGATATGAGCAATCCCTCGATTTGGCAATAAACTGGCTAGAAGATGAACTTTGTAAGTGA
- the crl gene encoding sigma factor-binding protein Crl, with amino-acid sequence MSEMTKAPTHYRLLSALKAIGPYLREGQCSDRFYLFDCLASCVNDKKSPEKREFWGWWMELTQNEQEMSACYHIGRYTLAGDWIAEEIPEAAQNEVKHTQAEFHKKLEKTLRERFEMTLAVASESADFA; translated from the coding sequence ATGTCAGAGATGACCAAAGCCCCCACCCACTATCGTCTGCTTTCCGCTCTGAAAGCCATTGGTCCTTACTTGCGTGAAGGGCAGTGTAGTGATCGATTCTACTTGTTTGATTGTCTCGCCTCTTGCGTTAACGATAAAAAGTCCCCTGAGAAACGTGAGTTTTGGGGCTGGTGGATGGAATTGACCCAAAATGAGCAAGAGATGTCTGCTTGCTACCATATCGGCCGTTATACTTTAGCTGGAGATTGGATAGCGGAAGAGATTCCCGAAGCGGCACAAAACGAAGTGAAGCACACCCAGGCTGAATTTCACAAAAAGTTGGAGAAAACGTTACGCGAACGTTTCGAAATGACCTTAGCTGTTGCTAGCGAGTCAGCCGATTTTGCTTAA
- the proB gene encoding glutamate 5-kinase — protein sequence MTTNQRSVTAPQTVVVKLGTSVLTGGTLALDRAHMVELARQCAELKKQGHSVVIVTSGAIAAGREHLGYPALPNAISSKQLLAAVGQSRLIQVWESLFAIYGIKIGQMLLTRADLDDRERFLNARDTINALVENGIVPVVNENDAVATNEIKVGDNDNLSALVGILCGADKLLLLTDQKGLFTADPRKDPNAQLIKEVTTIDDTLRKIAGGSGTTLGTGGMATKLQAADIARRAGIEVIIAAGRAPNVIFDSLSNEPQGTRFLALEEALENRKRWILAGPAASGDIVIDDGAVKAVLNKGSSLLAKGVVRVQGHFNRGEVVRVLDKHNHLVARGISAYAHDALAEIAGKHSKEIIDILGYDHGSEVIHRDDMVVIQE from the coding sequence ATGACTACAAATCAACGAAGCGTAACGGCTCCACAAACGGTTGTTGTGAAGCTGGGAACCAGTGTTCTGACCGGTGGTACCCTTGCATTGGATCGAGCTCATATGGTTGAGCTTGCACGCCAGTGTGCAGAACTGAAAAAACAAGGTCACTCAGTAGTGATCGTGACTTCGGGTGCCATTGCGGCAGGCCGTGAGCACTTAGGTTACCCTGCGCTGCCCAACGCGATCTCCAGCAAGCAACTGCTGGCGGCCGTTGGGCAAAGTCGTTTGATTCAAGTATGGGAATCGCTGTTTGCGATTTATGGCATCAAAATTGGTCAAATGCTGCTGACGCGTGCTGATCTTGATGATCGTGAACGTTTCTTGAATGCGCGTGACACCATCAATGCTTTGGTTGAAAACGGTATTGTGCCAGTGGTCAATGAAAATGATGCGGTGGCGACCAATGAAATCAAAGTCGGTGACAACGACAACCTATCGGCATTGGTCGGTATCTTGTGTGGTGCAGATAAGCTGCTGCTTCTGACTGATCAAAAAGGGTTGTTCACCGCCGATCCTCGCAAAGATCCCAATGCCCAACTGATCAAAGAAGTGACCACCATTGATGACACACTGCGCAAAATTGCCGGTGGCAGTGGTACCACACTTGGTACCGGTGGGATGGCAACTAAGCTGCAAGCCGCGGACATTGCCCGCCGTGCAGGAATTGAAGTGATTATCGCGGCAGGTCGCGCACCCAATGTGATTTTTGACTCGTTGAGCAACGAGCCACAAGGCACGCGCTTCTTGGCCTTAGAGGAAGCCTTAGAAAACCGTAAGCGCTGGATTTTGGCGGGGCCCGCCGCTTCTGGTGACATCGTGATTGATGATGGCGCGGTGAAAGCGGTACTCAACAAAGGCAGCAGTTTGCTGGCGAAAGGGGTGGTTCGTGTGCAAGGCCACTTCAATCGTGGTGAAGTAGTGCGTGTATTGGATAAACACAACCATCTGGTCGCGCGTGGCATCTCAGCCTACGCACATGATGCTTTAGCGGAAATCGCGGGTAAGCACAGTAAAGAGATTATCGATATTTTAGGCTACGATCACGGCTCAGAAGTGATTCATCGCGACGACATGGTCGTGATTCAAGAATAG
- a CDS encoding glutamate-5-semialdehyde dehydrogenase, whose translation MDLTVLGKAAKVASFQLATASTAQKNQALAIMADQLEAQSASILAANAKDIALGREAGLSDAMLDRLLLNESRLQAIANDVRNVIKLNDPVGSEIDSRVLENGMSLARRRVPLGVVGVIYEARPNVTIDIAALCLKTGNAAILRGGKETFFSNMELVKVIQSALDKAGLPAASVQYIEKPDRELVTQLLKMDDYVDMIIPRGGAGLHKMCKENSTVPVIIGGFGISHIFVDESADLDKSVAVIENAKVQRPSACNALDTLLVHQAIAKPLLEKLVAKLNGKVTFVAEPKAKALMSSATELRDAQDGDFDTEWLSYTLGVKVVQDVQEAIEHMREHNASHSDAIMTNDLYNAELFVNTAGSAAVYVNASTRFTDGAQFGLGAEVAVSTQKLHARGPMGLEELTSYKWVGKANYLSRS comes from the coding sequence ATGGATTTAACCGTACTCGGTAAAGCGGCCAAAGTGGCCTCTTTCCAATTGGCAACGGCCAGTACCGCGCAAAAAAATCAAGCTCTCGCCATTATGGCCGATCAACTGGAAGCACAAAGCGCGAGCATTCTCGCAGCGAACGCGAAAGATATTGCATTAGGGCGCGAAGCGGGTTTGTCTGATGCCATGCTGGATCGTTTGCTACTTAATGAGTCTCGCTTGCAAGCGATCGCCAACGATGTGCGTAACGTGATCAAATTGAACGATCCAGTGGGCAGCGAAATCGATAGTCGTGTGCTGGAAAATGGTATGTCACTGGCGCGTCGCCGTGTGCCACTTGGCGTAGTTGGCGTGATTTATGAAGCCCGCCCGAACGTTACCATTGATATTGCTGCACTCTGTTTGAAAACAGGAAATGCAGCGATTCTGCGTGGTGGCAAAGAGACATTTTTCTCTAACATGGAACTGGTCAAAGTGATCCAGTCTGCACTCGACAAAGCGGGCTTGCCTGCAGCATCGGTACAGTACATTGAAAAGCCGGATCGAGAATTGGTTACTCAACTACTGAAAATGGACGATTATGTCGACATGATCATCCCACGTGGCGGTGCGGGCCTGCACAAAATGTGCAAAGAAAACAGCACTGTGCCAGTGATCATCGGTGGATTTGGTATCAGCCACATTTTCGTGGATGAAAGTGCCGATCTGGATAAATCCGTTGCCGTGATTGAAAATGCCAAAGTGCAACGTCCTTCAGCGTGTAATGCGCTAGACACCTTATTGGTGCATCAAGCGATTGCGAAACCGTTACTGGAAAAATTGGTCGCAAAACTGAATGGCAAAGTGACGTTTGTGGCGGAACCAAAAGCCAAGGCGTTAATGAGTTCAGCGACTGAGCTGCGTGATGCGCAAGACGGAGATTTTGATACGGAATGGCTCAGCTACACCTTAGGGGTGAAAGTGGTGCAAGACGTGCAAGAAGCCATTGAGCATATGCGTGAGCACAATGCGAGCCACTCTGATGCAATCATGACTAATGACCTCTACAATGCAGAGCTGTTTGTGAATACGGCTGGTTCAGCGGCGGTGTATGTCAACGCTTCAACTCGTTTTACCGACGGTGCGCAGTTTGGTTTAGGCGCAGAAGTTGCGGTCTCCACGCAAAAACTGCACGCGCGTGGTCCTATGGGGCTGGAAGAACTCACCAGTTACAAATGGGTTGGTAAGGCTAATTACCTGTCTCGCAGCTAA
- the nrdR gene encoding transcriptional regulator NrdR, with amino-acid sequence MHCPFCSENDTKVIDSRLVADGHQVRRRRQCLGCNERFTTFESAELVMPRVIKSNGNREPFDEEKMIGGLQRALEKRPVSADAIELAISTIKSKLRATGEREVPSKLIGNLVMEQLKVLDKVAYIRFASVYRSFEDVREFGEEIAKLQD; translated from the coding sequence ATGCATTGTCCTTTCTGTTCTGAAAACGATACCAAAGTGATCGATTCACGTCTGGTGGCTGACGGACATCAAGTACGCCGTCGTCGTCAGTGCCTAGGTTGTAATGAGCGCTTTACCACTTTTGAAAGCGCGGAATTAGTGATGCCGCGTGTGATTAAATCGAACGGTAATCGCGAGCCATTTGATGAAGAGAAAATGATTGGCGGTCTGCAACGAGCCTTAGAAAAACGCCCAGTTAGCGCGGATGCGATTGAACTGGCAATCAGCACTATCAAATCCAAATTGCGTGCTACTGGTGAGCGTGAAGTGCCGAGTAAACTGATTGGTAACTTGGTGATGGAGCAATTAAAAGTGCTAGATAAAGTGGCCTATATCCGTTTTGCTTCCGTATATCGTAGCTTTGAAGATGTACGAGAGTTTGGTGAAGAGATCGCCAAGCTACAGGATTAA